In one Vulgatibacter incomptus genomic region, the following are encoded:
- a CDS encoding thiamine pyrophosphate-requiring protein: MAQTTADFIVGRIAEWGVKRIYGYPGDGINGMLIALAKARDTVDFVQVRHEEMAAFMACGHAKFTGEVGVCIATSGPGAIHLLNGLYDAKLDHQPVVAIVGQTARAAMGGHYQQEVDLVSLFKDVAGEYVHMATTPTQVRHLIDRAFRIAKAQRTVTCVILPNDLQELPAEPVPPHMHSTVHSSSSFSVPVVVPMEQDLRRAADILNAGKKVAMLVGAGAKGATEEVLAVADLLGAGIAKALLGKAVVPDDAPGVTGAIGLLGTKPSWDMMKGCDTLLMVGTSFPYPEFLPEEGQARGIQIDIDGRMLAIRYPMEIALCGDARETLRLLKPYLEKKTDRSWRDGLVKSMAEWRATLAGRAKEPAKPLNPQLVFHELSPRLPSGAIITSDSGSSANWFARHLDMRPGMMASLSGNLATMGPGVPYAIAAKMEHSGKPVIALVGDGAMQMNGMNELLTVAKYWHRWKTPTFVVLVLNNRDLNQVTWELRVEAGNPKIPATQEIPDFPFASYAESIGLQGIRVDSPDRVAWAWETALSADKPTLIEAVVDPEVPPLPPHITYDQAKKFASAVWKNDPNMGHMIGQVFRDWYGGKRGA, from the coding sequence ATGGCACAGACCACCGCGGACTTCATCGTGGGACGCATCGCGGAGTGGGGGGTCAAGCGCATCTATGGCTACCCGGGCGACGGCATCAACGGGATGTTGATCGCGCTCGCGAAGGCGAGGGACACGGTCGACTTCGTGCAGGTGCGGCACGAGGAGATGGCCGCATTCATGGCCTGCGGACACGCCAAGTTCACGGGCGAGGTGGGTGTCTGCATCGCGACCTCCGGCCCCGGCGCCATCCACCTGCTCAACGGTCTCTACGACGCCAAGCTGGATCACCAGCCCGTGGTGGCGATCGTGGGCCAGACCGCCCGCGCCGCGATGGGCGGCCACTACCAGCAGGAGGTGGACCTCGTCAGCCTCTTCAAGGACGTGGCGGGAGAGTACGTGCACATGGCGACGACGCCGACCCAGGTGCGCCACCTCATCGACCGCGCCTTCCGGATCGCCAAGGCCCAGCGCACGGTGACCTGCGTGATCCTCCCGAACGACCTGCAGGAGCTGCCGGCGGAGCCGGTGCCGCCGCACATGCACTCGACGGTCCACTCGAGCTCGAGCTTCTCGGTGCCGGTGGTGGTCCCGATGGAGCAGGATCTCCGCCGTGCCGCCGACATCCTGAACGCGGGCAAGAAGGTCGCGATGCTCGTGGGCGCTGGTGCGAAGGGCGCCACGGAGGAGGTGCTCGCCGTGGCGGACCTGCTCGGCGCGGGCATCGCCAAGGCGCTCCTCGGAAAGGCGGTAGTGCCCGACGACGCGCCTGGTGTCACGGGTGCCATCGGGCTCCTCGGCACCAAGCCGAGCTGGGACATGATGAAGGGCTGCGACACCCTGCTGATGGTGGGTACCAGCTTCCCTTACCCGGAGTTCCTGCCCGAGGAGGGCCAGGCCCGCGGGATCCAGATCGATATCGACGGGAGGATGCTGGCCATCCGCTATCCGATGGAGATCGCGCTCTGCGGCGACGCCCGCGAGACCCTGCGTCTGCTGAAGCCCTACCTGGAGAAGAAGACCGATCGCTCGTGGAGGGACGGCCTCGTCAAGTCGATGGCCGAGTGGCGGGCGACCCTGGCCGGGCGGGCGAAGGAGCCGGCCAAGCCGCTCAACCCGCAGCTCGTCTTCCACGAGCTCTCGCCGCGCCTGCCGAGCGGGGCGATCATCACCAGCGACTCCGGCTCGTCGGCGAACTGGTTCGCGCGGCACCTGGACATGCGCCCGGGGATGATGGCCTCGCTCTCGGGCAACCTCGCCACCATGGGGCCCGGCGTCCCCTACGCCATCGCGGCGAAGATGGAGCACTCGGGCAAGCCCGTGATCGCGTTGGTGGGCGACGGCGCGATGCAGATGAACGGGATGAACGAGCTCCTGACGGTGGCGAAGTACTGGCACCGCTGGAAGACGCCGACCTTCGTGGTCCTGGTCCTCAACAACCGGGACCTGAATCAGGTCACGTGGGAGCTCCGGGTCGAGGCGGGCAATCCGAAGATCCCCGCCACCCAGGAGATCCCGGACTTCCCCTTCGCCTCGTACGCGGAGTCCATCGGGCTGCAGGGGATCCGCGTGGACTCGCCGGATCGGGTGGCCTGGGCGTGGGAGACGGCGCTCTCCGCAGACAAGCCCACGCTCATCGAGGCGGTGGTGGATCCCGAGGTGCCGCCGCTGCCCCCGCACATCACCTACGACCAGGCGAAGAAGTTCGCGAGCGCCGTGTGGAAGAACGATCCGAACATGGGCCACATGATCGGTCAGGTCTTCCGCGACTGGTACGGGGGCAAGCGCGGCGCGTAG
- a CDS encoding enolase C-terminal domain-like protein has product MTAGEPREPDASKRRGDPTIDRLEVSAYRIPTDQPESDGTLAWDSTTLVLVEVEGGGRRGLGYSYTSQVAAGLIRSFLAPLVLGQSAMEPSRIGYRLFDSVRNMGQHGVTAHAISAVDVALWDLEARLLSLPLATLLGKARSSVPIYGSGGFTSYSEQRLVEQLGGWVNEGMAAVKMKIGRDPGADPHRIRTTRREIGDDVELYVDANGALHPREAVELAGDLAESSVSWFEEPVSSEDRHGLRFVRDHAPAGVRIVAGEYSSRPIDSLRLLEDHAVDVLQADATRCGGITGFLRAGALCEAFQVPLSSHCAPSIHAHACCAVTCAIEPLEYFHDHVRIEHLVFDGALKPSGGELRPDDRAPGLGLSPRRGELEKYRIE; this is encoded by the coding sequence TTGACTGCGGGAGAGCCTCGCGAGCCGGACGCGAGCAAACGCAGAGGGGATCCGACGATCGATCGCCTGGAGGTCTCCGCGTACCGGATCCCCACCGACCAGCCGGAGTCGGACGGGACCCTCGCGTGGGATTCGACGACCCTCGTGCTGGTGGAGGTGGAGGGCGGAGGGCGCCGCGGGCTCGGCTATTCCTACACGAGCCAGGTGGCCGCAGGCCTGATCCGCAGCTTCCTCGCGCCGCTCGTCCTGGGCCAGTCGGCGATGGAGCCGTCTCGGATCGGTTACCGGCTCTTCGACTCGGTGCGAAACATGGGCCAGCACGGCGTCACGGCCCACGCGATCTCGGCCGTTGACGTCGCCCTCTGGGATCTCGAGGCGAGGCTCCTCTCCCTTCCCCTCGCGACCCTCCTGGGAAAGGCACGGAGCTCCGTGCCGATCTACGGGAGCGGCGGCTTCACCTCGTACTCGGAGCAGCGGCTCGTGGAGCAGCTCGGCGGCTGGGTGAACGAGGGCATGGCGGCGGTGAAGATGAAGATCGGCCGGGATCCCGGGGCCGACCCGCACCGGATTCGCACCACCAGGCGCGAGATCGGCGACGACGTCGAGCTCTACGTGGACGCCAACGGCGCCCTCCATCCCCGCGAGGCGGTTGAGCTCGCCGGGGACCTCGCCGAGAGCAGCGTCTCGTGGTTCGAGGAGCCGGTGTCGTCGGAGGATCGCCACGGGCTGCGCTTCGTTCGCGACCACGCGCCAGCGGGCGTGCGGATCGTCGCCGGCGAGTACTCGTCCAGGCCGATCGACTCCCTACGCCTCCTGGAGGATCACGCGGTAGACGTGCTCCAGGCCGACGCGACCCGCTGCGGCGGAATCACGGGCTTCCTGCGGGCCGGCGCGCTCTGCGAGGCGTTCCAGGTGCCGCTCTCCTCGCACTGCGCGCCGTCCATCCACGCGCACGCCTGCTGCGCCGTCACCTGTGCGATCGAGCCCCTCGAGTACTTCCATGATCACGTTCGCATCGAGCACCTCGTCTTCGACGGCGCCCTCAAGCCGTCGGGAGGGGAGCTGCGTCCGGACGATCGGGCGCCGGGCCTCGGGCTCTCGCCGAGGCGCGGCGAGCTTGAGAAATATCGGATCGAGTGA
- a CDS encoding PA2169 family four-helix-bundle protein yields MVMMKNKMIEQLNELIKLDLDAIGSYDEAIQEISLEPVRAKLREFQNDHRNHVTKLSAAVQALGGKAPERGSAKGFFVKQLTNIRAKTGNEGAIRAMQANETHMNSVYAKAAKEDFTPDLRSLVEHNFRDEQKHLAYVQQCVTNRVWEEAAAHP; encoded by the coding sequence ATGGTGATGATGAAGAACAAGATGATCGAGCAGCTCAACGAGCTGATCAAGCTCGACCTGGATGCGATCGGCTCCTACGACGAGGCCATCCAGGAGATCAGCCTCGAGCCCGTCCGGGCGAAGCTCCGGGAGTTCCAGAACGACCATCGGAACCACGTGACCAAGCTCTCGGCGGCGGTCCAGGCGTTGGGAGGGAAGGCGCCAGAGCGCGGCTCCGCGAAGGGCTTCTTCGTGAAACAGCTCACCAACATCCGCGCCAAGACCGGGAACGAAGGTGCAATCCGGGCCATGCAGGCCAACGAGACGCACATGAACTCCGTCTACGCCAAGGCGGCGAAGGAGGACTTCACCCCGGACCTCCGCTCGCTGGTGGAGCACAACTTCCGCGACGAGCAGAAGCATCTCGCATATGTCCAGCAGTGCGTCACCAACCGCGTGTGGGAGGAGGCTGCGGCGCATCCCTGA
- a CDS encoding FAD-binding and (Fe-S)-binding domain-containing protein codes for METIPFPLRPTRGHPALDPLALESDLRAAVEGEVRFDDTSRALYATDSSNYRHTPIGVVVPRTLDDVVATVALCRAHGAPLLSRGGGTSLAGQCCNVAVVIDWTKHLGRIEAIDPVGRTATVLPGTILDHLRKEATQAYQLTLGPDPSTHDRCSIGGMIGNDSCGMHAQMAGRMAENVESMEILTYDGLRMWVGKTNDEELNAIIEAGGRRGEIYAALRDLRDKYADDIRGRYPHIPRRVSGYNLDSLLAEHGFDVARALVGSEGTCATILRAKVRLVYSPPHRALLVVGYPDIFEAADRVAEIDKFKPLALEGMDDGLLERARRKKLHVDFLEELPEGGGLLVAEFGGETAEEAADRAREVREILKREKGLVSSKVFDDPVHQAHIWAVRESGLGATARVPGMPDTWEGWEDSAVPPERLGDYLRDFRRLLDRHGYDAALYGHFGQGCLHCRIDFDFQTEEGRARYRVFMEDATDLVVSYGGSLSGEHGDGQSRAEFLPKMFGKELVEAFREFKGIWDPEGKMNPGKIVDPRRVDQDLRIVTPRWLPTTHFQFPEDEGKLERAALRCVGVGLCRRHEGGVMCPSYMATREEMHSTRGRAHLLFEMLQGQTLQRSWRDEGVKESLDLCLACKGCKGECPVHVDVATFKAEFLSHYYEGRPKPRLAYAMGLSMYWMRLARLAPWLVNALTQQRALRAVFGGIAGVDPRRKIPTLAPRSFTSWVRSRPRRRKAAVPSPKQVVLFPDTWNNTFHPESQVAATEFLEEAGYDVIVPRGFVCCGRPLYDFGMLDTAKRMLRRTIDRLRPYVEEGIPIVALEPSCASVFRDELRNLFPKDDEAMRLSEQFSTFSQFVAREKLEVPELKMEAIVQPHCHEQALEKLEGERAVLERMGMSYRVPDSGCCGMAGAFGYEAGRKFDVSMACGERVILPDIRQLDRRAFVVADGFSCRTQIEDATDRRSLHLAEVLRFAQRHGPSGTAAAYPERIAENERTSLGAPLGRRLAIAGAVGGIALLALRGAWRGAARA; via the coding sequence ATGGAGACGATCCCTTTTCCCCTGCGACCGACGAGAGGGCACCCCGCCCTGGACCCGCTTGCGCTGGAGAGCGACCTGCGCGCGGCGGTGGAGGGGGAGGTCCGCTTCGACGACACCAGCCGGGCGCTCTACGCCACCGACTCGTCCAACTACCGCCACACGCCGATCGGCGTGGTCGTGCCCCGCACGCTGGACGACGTGGTCGCGACGGTGGCGCTCTGCCGCGCACACGGCGCGCCGCTGCTCTCACGCGGCGGCGGCACGAGCCTCGCGGGACAGTGCTGCAACGTCGCCGTGGTGATCGACTGGACCAAGCACCTGGGCCGGATCGAGGCGATCGATCCGGTGGGCCGCACCGCCACCGTGCTCCCGGGCACGATCCTCGACCACCTCCGCAAGGAGGCCACCCAGGCCTACCAGCTCACTCTCGGCCCCGATCCCTCCACCCACGACCGCTGCTCGATCGGCGGCATGATCGGCAACGACTCCTGCGGCATGCATGCGCAGATGGCCGGCAGGATGGCGGAGAACGTCGAGTCGATGGAGATCCTCACCTACGACGGACTCCGGATGTGGGTGGGCAAGACGAACGACGAGGAGCTCAACGCGATCATCGAGGCAGGCGGGCGCCGCGGCGAGATCTACGCGGCGCTCCGCGACCTCCGGGACAAGTACGCCGACGACATCCGCGGACGCTATCCGCACATCCCGCGGCGCGTCTCCGGATACAACCTCGACTCGCTCCTGGCCGAGCACGGCTTCGACGTGGCCCGCGCGCTGGTCGGCAGCGAGGGGACCTGCGCGACCATCCTCCGGGCCAAGGTCCGCCTCGTCTACAGCCCACCGCACCGCGCGCTCCTCGTGGTCGGATATCCGGACATCTTCGAGGCGGCAGACCGGGTCGCGGAGATTGATAAATTCAAGCCGCTGGCCCTCGAGGGAATGGACGACGGCCTCCTCGAGAGGGCTCGCCGCAAGAAGCTCCACGTGGACTTCCTCGAAGAGCTGCCGGAGGGCGGCGGGCTCCTGGTGGCGGAGTTCGGCGGCGAGACCGCCGAGGAGGCCGCGGATCGCGCCCGCGAGGTCCGGGAGATCCTCAAGCGCGAGAAGGGGCTGGTCTCGTCCAAGGTCTTCGACGATCCGGTGCACCAGGCGCACATCTGGGCGGTCCGTGAATCGGGCCTCGGCGCCACCGCGCGGGTGCCGGGGATGCCCGACACCTGGGAGGGCTGGGAGGACTCGGCCGTGCCTCCCGAGAGGCTCGGCGACTACCTCCGCGACTTTCGCAGGCTCCTCGATCGACACGGCTACGACGCCGCGCTCTACGGGCACTTCGGCCAGGGGTGTCTCCACTGCCGCATCGACTTCGATTTCCAGACCGAGGAGGGACGGGCCCGCTATCGCGTCTTCATGGAGGACGCCACGGACCTCGTGGTCTCCTACGGCGGCTCCCTCTCGGGCGAGCACGGCGACGGCCAGTCCCGGGCGGAGTTCCTCCCGAAGATGTTCGGCAAGGAGCTCGTGGAGGCCTTTCGCGAGTTCAAGGGGATCTGGGATCCGGAAGGAAAGATGAACCCCGGAAAGATCGTGGATCCGCGGCGGGTCGACCAGGATCTGCGGATCGTTACGCCGCGCTGGCTGCCGACCACCCACTTCCAGTTCCCGGAGGACGAAGGGAAGCTCGAGCGGGCCGCGCTCCGCTGCGTGGGCGTGGGCCTGTGCCGGCGCCACGAGGGCGGGGTGATGTGCCCGAGCTACATGGCCACGAGGGAGGAGATGCACTCCACCAGGGGCCGGGCCCACCTGCTCTTCGAGATGCTGCAGGGCCAGACGCTGCAGCGGAGCTGGCGCGACGAGGGCGTGAAGGAGTCCCTCGACCTCTGCCTCGCCTGCAAGGGCTGCAAGGGCGAGTGCCCGGTGCACGTGGACGTTGCCACCTTCAAGGCCGAGTTCCTCTCGCACTACTACGAGGGCAGGCCGAAGCCGCGCCTCGCCTACGCCATGGGCCTCTCGATGTATTGGATGAGGCTCGCGCGGCTGGCGCCGTGGCTCGTGAACGCCCTCACGCAGCAGCGGGCGCTGCGGGCGGTCTTCGGCGGGATCGCCGGAGTGGATCCGCGGCGGAAGATCCCTACGCTCGCGCCACGCTCGTTCACGAGCTGGGTGCGAAGCCGACCTCGTCGCAGGAAGGCGGCGGTCCCGTCCCCGAAGCAGGTGGTCCTCTTTCCCGACACCTGGAACAACACCTTTCACCCCGAGAGCCAGGTGGCGGCCACCGAGTTCCTGGAGGAGGCCGGATACGACGTCATCGTTCCGAGGGGCTTCGTCTGCTGTGGCAGACCCCTCTACGACTTCGGCATGCTCGACACGGCCAAGCGCATGCTGCGTCGGACCATCGATCGGCTCCGTCCGTACGTGGAAGAGGGGATCCCGATCGTCGCCCTCGAGCCGAGCTGTGCCTCGGTCTTCCGCGACGAGCTCCGCAACCTCTTCCCCAAGGACGACGAGGCGATGCGCCTCTCCGAGCAGTTCTCGACCTTCTCGCAGTTCGTTGCGCGCGAGAAGCTCGAGGTGCCGGAGCTGAAGATGGAGGCGATCGTCCAGCCCCATTGCCACGAGCAGGCCCTCGAGAAGCTCGAGGGAGAGCGGGCGGTCCTGGAGCGGATGGGCATGAGCTACCGCGTGCCCGACTCAGGCTGCTGCGGGATGGCGGGCGCGTTCGGCTACGAGGCCGGGCGAAAGTTCGACGTGTCCATGGCCTGTGGCGAGCGCGTGATCCTGCCGGATATTCGCCAGCTCGACCGCCGTGCGTTCGTGGTCGCCGACGGCTTCTCCTGCCGCACGCAGATCGAGGACGCCACGGATCGCAGGAGCCTGCACCTGGCGGAGGTGCTCCGCTTCGCCCAGCGGCACGGACCGTCGGGCACCGCGGCGGCCTACCCCGAGCGGATCGCGGAGAACGAGCGCACCTCCCTGGGTGCGCCCCTCGGCCGCCGCCTCGCGATCGCGGGCGCGGTCGGCGGGATCGCGCTCCTCGCGCTCCGCGGCGCGTGGCGCGGCGCAGCGAGGGCGTGA